One window of Nicotiana tomentosiformis chromosome 11, ASM39032v3, whole genome shotgun sequence genomic DNA carries:
- the LOC138901958 gene encoding uncharacterized mitochondrial protein AtMg00810-like — MGFKHSHYDYSVFTQQKGSDLVVILVYVDDLLVTRTNLKLIEQMRKDLQVRFKMKDLGDLKYFLGIEFSRSEKGIQMCQRKYALELVSELGLSGGKPVTTPLKFNHKLTSMEFDKIVNKNGSDIDSELEDKGRYQRISRMSDAVRIIKYIKGTSDLGLFMPAGGNMKLTAYYDSDWGACVKTRRSVTGYVIKFGEALISWIKEARNSLHKLS, encoded by the exons ATGGGGTTCAAACATTCTCATTATGACTATTCTGTCTTCACACAACAAAAGGGATCCGACTTGGTAGTCATACTTGTCTATGTAGATGATCTCCTAGTAACAAGAACTAACTTGAAGCTGATTGAGCAAATGAGGAAGGATTTACAGGTCAGGTTCAAAATGAAGGATCTTGGGGACCTAAAATACTTCTTGGGCATTGAATTCTCCAGATCAGAAAAGGGAATTCAAATGTGCCAAAGAAAGTATGCACTTGAACTAGTCTCTGAGCTTGGTTTGTCAGGTGGAAAGCCAGTGACTACTCCACTAAAGTTCAATCACAAGCTAACCTCTATGGAATTTGATAAGATTGTCAACAAGAATGGTAGTGACATTGACAGTGAACTTGAAGACAAAGGGAGATATCAGAGAATA TCTCGCATGAGTGATGCCGTGAGAATCATCAAATATATAAAGGGAACTTCAGACCTAGGTCTGTTCATGCCAGCAGGTGGAAATATGAAGTTAACTGCTTACTATGATTCAGATTGGGGTGCTTGTGTGAAAACAAGAAGATCAGTAACTGGTTATGTGATCAAGTTTGGAGAAGCCTTGATATCCTGGATCAAAGAAGCAAGGAACAGTCTCCATAAGCTCAGCTGA
- the LOC138901957 gene encoding uncharacterized protein, translating to MPINEEIPTAQTSSTPVAQSHNTQNLELVHHNHPLYIHPSDTQGSGLISIQLQGSENYSIWSKSMKIVLHVFSSLISTVIYASNAYKVWEDLRERERERERERERERERFDKVNASRACYLHKEIATLVQGVSSVSVYFLRLRELWDVYETLAPPPSCGCPESRQHAEHYQLQKLYQFLSGLNESYENAKNQVLMIRPLPNINQAYSMIVNVESQRKVGGGNTSGVGTENGEPVALLSNRGASEGGYRPRNIYGKASPYCEYYKLKGHTKDNSYKLHGHPADFKYKKKGGGPNNYANNVIKTSSAPSAPDMQ from the exons ATGCCAATTAATGAAGAAATACCGACTGCTCAAACCTCAAGTACACCAGTTGCCCAATCGCACAACACGCAGAATCTTGAGCTTGTTCATCACAATCATCCACTATACATTCATCCTTCAGACACTCAAGGTTCTGGTCTCATCTCAATTCAACTTCAAGGTTCTGAAAATTACTCGATTTGGAGTAAATCAATGAAAATTGTTCTTCACG TTTTCTCAAGTCTAATTAGCACAGTGATATATGCCTCGAATGCATATAAGGTGTGGGAAgacttgagagagagagagagagagagagagagagagagagagagagagagagagagatttgaCAAAGTGAATGCATCTAGAGCCTGCTATTTGCATAAGGAAATTGCCACACTAGTTCAGGGAGTGTCTTCAGTATCTGTATATTTTTTGAGACTACGTGAGTTGTGGGATGTATATGAAACTCTGGCTCCTCCACCCTCTTGTGGATGTCCTGAGTCCAGGCAACATGCTGAACATTATCAATTGCAAAAATTGTACCAATTTTTGTCTGGTTTAAATGAGTCTTATGAGAATGCTAAGAATCAAGTTCTCATGATTAGACCACTGCCAAACATAAATCAAGCTTATTCTATGATTGTTAATGTTGAGAGCCAAAGGAAAGTAGGAGGAGGGAATACCAGTGGTGTTGGTACTGAGAATGGAGAACCTGTTGCACTCTTAAGCAACAGAGGAGCAAGTGAAGGTGGTTATAGACCTAGAAATATCTATGGGAAGGCTTCCCCTTACTGTGAATACTACAAGCTTAAGGGTCACACAAAGGATAATTCCTATAAGCTACATGGTCATCCAGCTGATTTCAAGTACAAAAAGAAAGGAGGGGGACCTAACAACTATGCCAACAATGTGATTAAGACTAGTTCAGCACCTTCAGCACCTGATATGCAGTAG